CTCTGTCTTTGGTTTAATGGATTCAAAAATTTAAGTTCTGAAATACTTCAAAACTTAGAATTCTAAAGTTGAGCACTTAAATTTGGCACCACCATTTTTTAAGGCATTCGGAAACTTAAGTTCCAAGTTTCTGAAGGCCTTAAAAAATGGGGAAAGGGGGATGCAGTCAAGTCACTTTGGAACTTACATTCTGTTTGGTAGGGTAGAGAGAGATAAAGGAgaaagagtagagaagagagaagttgagtagagagaaatatgtgagaaataaagTAGATTTACTGTGTTGTTTGGTATGGTAGAGATaaaaaagagagagatgagaaataatgaggtggaagagagagaaaaaagttaagtttggattaaaaaaatcatatttaaatgCAAAAAGTGAAAAGTTAGGTGTCAGATgcaattagtggcggttttaccCAACCCCAATCTCTTCGCAAATTGCGAAGAGATGAAAAAGTGGATATATGGCCCCTCTAACTCTCTCTCACCTCAATCTCTCTTTCACCAAACAATGGAGATAACTCCCCATCTCCCAGATCTCTCTCCTTCCCATCTCTCTCTACCCTAACTCACTCCTACCAAACACAGTGTTAAAGTTCCGAAGGCCTTAAACCTTGTCCTGATTGCTCTCTCCACCATTACTCTCCATCACCAACCCCACCACTAGCCCCATTAGTCTCCACCATTACTctccaccaccaaccccatTATTCCTTCTCAATTCCTTCCTCCTCCACCATAAATCTTCTTACTTCTTCTATTACTACTCCCTCCACCAAAATCTACACCATCGAtcactcttctttttcttcccttgttgtgagcgaatcaacaaaaaaaatgaaacaagatcCCTGGGAAACTCTTGACATCGACGACTCTGATTTGTCCACCTTCATCCGCCCTAAACAAGTATAACATACATTAagaattttgaaatattaacTACCGAAGTAGTTCGGAAGTTAAACTCTCGAAAGTAAGCCATTGTGCTTATAAACATAAGCTTTGGGAAATGAATTCCCGAAGAGATTTGGGACATGATGTTCCGAAAGGTAGTTCTGACATTTTTAAAAAAGACTGAGTTGCCAAATCTAGTACctggggtgccaaatctaaCCCCCAACAAATAAGAGTGCAAATGAATATTTCTCCATCCAAGAAAGATGTCCCCAATCCCTCGAGATTGGCTCTGCTCATTTACTGGAGGACACCGCGGACGGAGCTAAATTTTATATACGTAGTGGGTTTAACGTGTGCATATCTTTCAAGCCAATCCAAGATTCTTTTTTCAAAGGTCAAACTAATACTACAAAGAATAAAAGAGACAGAAATGAAATGAAGGTATAACATTCATGTTATAGAAAAAGGAAATAGTGAtaggaaagataaattaaagtaaaattaagatgaaagaaaaagttGAATATGTATATATTATAACTCTTTTTTAAATCTATTTATATtcattttgtttctattttctcttctcatttcttACTATATTAAATATCATATCTTATATTTTGGTTCAATTTTTTCACTTAAAAACGAGTGTGAAAGTACATTCTTTTAAGAAAACGTGGTTAGAAAAAATATTGGATACGGGATCAAATGAAACATAAATAAAGAGTTCCATAAATGTTTGGGCGAGTGAAGAACGTGGTTGGAGCGATTCTTTCAAGTTTAAAAATTTCCAAATGTTGCATGTGTAATAAATAATGAATCTCTCTTGCTGTCTGATCTCTAGCTTGtgtatgtgtatatatataaccTTGTTTAATTTGGTGCTTGTGCTTAATTGCATCTATCCATCGATCCCTCTTATTTACCTGCTTCTTGTTTCATATCAATATCATCATCATGTCTCCAATTGCTCCTGGTTCTGTAAATGCTGCATTCCGTTCATCTAAGAACAATGAAGCCTACATATTCATCAACAATGAGTATATATTGGAGGATTATGCTCCCGGATCATCGCATGACAAAATTCTGAAGGGACCATTACTTATTTCTGATGGGTTTCCATCACTCAAGGGCACACCATTTGGAGATCATGGCATAGAGTGTGCCTTTGACACTGATGGTACTGACGCATTCATCTTCTCCGGTGAGCTTTGTGCTTTAGTAGACTACGCTAAACCAGGTGATGAGTACATGATGCTTGAATCAGGGCCAATCTATGAAATGTTTCCTCGCTTGAAGGGCACCGCGTTCGAGAAAAGGATCAACGCTGCATTCCGGTCAAGCCTAAGTAATGAAGCTTACATCTTCACAGGAGACCATTACGCTCGTATAAACTATGCTTCCAAGAAGGTGATCTACACCGATGCCATTAAAAATGTGTGGCATTGTTTGGTAGGCACGATCTTTGAAAGTGGAATTGAAGCGGCTTTTGCTTCTCATAGGACTGAGGAAGCTTACTTCTTCAAAGGAGATCAGTATGCACGTATCAAGTTTACTCCAGGCAAAAATGAAGACTACGACATTATTGATAAAGTCAAGCCTATCAAACCTTCTTGGAACGCTCTTGGTGACCTCTTGGAACGCAAGAACAGTACCAAGGTTTGAGCACGATCGATGATGCTAATGGGTGTCCAATTTCTCTCGACATGAATAGCACACTAGCTCTAATGTGGTGattttcaataaaatatttcaGATCGATCAATTATGATCAGTTTCTTTTAGTGGTACCTTACTACCTTAGGAATAAAGACTTCCCTAGTTGGTGTGTTTGCTTTATATTCCTCAATGTGATGTGTGTGCTGTTTCTTTCCAACTATGAAATGTCTAATAATAATATGCATGTGTGGCAATTTGTTTTCAAATCTCAATATAATGTGTGCGAGCTAGGCTGTTTGaaaataattgtaaaaaaaaaaaatacatactaAAAAATATAGTTATAATAGTGTTAaacatttttaatataataGTGTTCCCGAAGAGAAAGTCCAGAGACTAATatctaattattataatttatctttccgatataaaataacattttaaattaAGTCTACATCATTTGAGAGTGCTGGTTTTGCAAGACATGCAATAAGTTTTATGGTCCCATTGCTAGTAGAAAGGGCAGACATCCATTTACAAGTTTAATGATTTTTGATATCTCATGTAATAATTTAAAGCCATATGAAGAATGTTATTCGAGATGAAGTAGATGGCATGGTAAAATATATAGGAACAATAGATATTGGAAGTGGAAACTAAGATGTTACTTTGACAAGTAACAATAAAGGATAATAGTTGTGTCATGTTCTCGAAAATCCTCCCAATCTATTCACATATAGATCTCATTGGTCTTACCCTGATCTATGGGAAAGTTAACAGACTTGGAATCATTTGATCTCATCTCAAATATGCTCACCGGTGAATTTCCTATAGAACTAAACAATATGAGCTCTCTTAGGTCCTGAATCTTTCGTACAACCATTCGTGGGAGAGATACCTAAAGGGAAAATATTGGAAACCCACTTATTTGATAGCATTCGTTTCAATTAGCACATGTTCCATTCTTTTCCTTGTCTCCCTTACTTTGCAAACCTTATGAAAGAAACTTGATTTTTTGTCGCCTTCTTTGAGCCAACATACTCTTGATTTCTGCAGCCATCTACGTACTCTCCCGAGTCTCCTCCAACTTGTATGTTGGATGACATtggattttatgtttttttttttaatattttgcaTATTTTCTGGGGTTTCTTATTTAAGTCATTTCAGTATTTTTAGTTGAGTATTTGCattattttagtattttgttattttaattagtgGCATTATCTTGTTATAGTTTTTATGCTATTTTTATGGATTTCATTAGGATTTTGGTTGCTATTGAGTCTAGAtaagtttattaggattttaacTTTATTTTATCCTTTATTAATAGTTATCTGTTGTATGTTAGGAAGAGATAAAGGAAAAGGAGAGAAAATCAAGGGAAAAAATGCACTGGTTTTAGAAATTCTAGCATGAAACTCATGCAATTTTAGCCTGAAAACCATGCTATATACCACGACAGAAGCTGGTTATGAAAGCTCTAGCATGAAAGTTGCACGAATTGTGCTTTGAATTGGTGTTATAGCactagttacaaaaaaaaaagttatataacTTGATTTTGCAACcctattttaatatattttcatgTTGTAAAACATTGGGAGATAATTTGAGGCAAAACTATGATTCTTTAAGATCTCGTTCAGGTTTCTATAGTaattttgatgttttgcttCGCTTTTCTTGAATTGTTTCTTATTACTATGAGGAACTATAATCCTCTTTTGTATTGGGATAGATGATGTTATCTCTATGATTATATTTGAattcattttgatttttataTAGTTAACTTTTGTTTATGAATTTCTCTCTTGCTTTGATTGTTATCTATTGCGCATAGATTGTTTTGCTTGTTTCTATAAAATTGGGAAATTGATAGGAATTAGGGAACTAGGAAGAAATTGAATTTTGGTCTCTACACCTTAGGGATAAGGGTAGCAAGCAATTTATCTATGACTGTGTAAAATTGAATTGAATCTCTAGTcaattaggattaggtactaagggATTATTTATCACTAATTAACTAGAAGGAGAATTTGAATAAGGAATTAGCAAGTAATCACATGGACATAACACGTTGAACGAGTTTAATCAAATTCATTTGTAATCAGTGCGGGTACAAACATAGCGAGGGTAATAGATTGATTATCACGAAAAGCAATTATAAAGAAAttaaactgtttttttttttgaaaactgttGGAGAAAAACTACACCAAGGAATTGAAAAAGATTCAATCAATTAATGTTAGAAGTAACTCACCTAATCCTTGTGGCTCGATAATTAAAACCTCGGGTGAATCAATCTACTTGCATATTGGCACATCATATTCCTTCCAGAGTTGGTTAATGATTTCAAGCCTCTCCTTCTGAGATCAACTGACACTCATTCCCTTCCAAGGGTCGATAACATTTGGGCAACGATCTTCCAGGATTTTTACTTTTTACCAGGCCTCATGAACCTCTATCCTTTCCCCAAACTTCTTCTACGAAGACCCTTTAATTTTTATACTAGGACTGTAGGACATACCCCGACCATCCTTCAACCACGACAAAACACCACCACTATTCCACCATCTTACAACAGTAAATAAGTGTTATGtatctaataataattaagGAACAATTATTACGtgataattgttattttttcacACAATATATTACATTTTCTTACCGTGTTACTATATAGCCAAGGGAATAGGTAACATTGGAAAACCATTGAAATTTTTGCGTAGAGTTTTTAAAGCAACAAATACACTTTTTAACTATTGcgaaaaataaaagagattaatggatatgcactgtcattgtaaaaaagttttacactgacGTCCAATCATATTATGCCACATAGGACTAAGTGGtttacaaatctttttaattttagttagtaaattaataaattgttGATGTGGCGAAAATCAATTAGATGCATGTGTAAAATAAGTTTACACTATCAGTGCACctcttattttctctttttttaaaattaaaatccatTGCATTTATACCATATATTATAATGCACCTAAGTGGTAGACAAAGACTTCCAACAATCAATGTGCATGGCaatattaatgtttttttaatgtattaagCGAATATTAATTAATGCATTTCAAGGAAATAAGGTGAAGATATCATGTGAAAGACTCTGAGggttaactcaagtggtaagagttaggagaAATAAATGTTGGATGAGATAAAGTGTCAATGGTTCGAATCCTGAgaaaaactaatttactaacatttataacaactaacttttacctataaaaaaattgcGCGAAAGAAATTTGTAACTAATTAAAACTTCAAACCAATTAATTCATGTAAACCCCCATATACAAAAAGatttaatatcaattattaTCTTCATCTTTTTAAAACAAAGAAGTCACGTGGTGGCAAATAATCATTTACTACCCAAATATCTGGTTTTACAAAAGATCtttgattaaataaataaaaaattatgtgaTGCTAAGTGGGTGTATCGGTGGCTTGTAACCAttagttaaaagaaaaatatctcTTTTATAGCAAACCTTCATTTATTGTATTTGTTTCGTTTTACTTAGATGCGTCTAGTTAGTTTTGTTCTATCTTTAATCTTCCtcctgtaaaaaaaattactcaaCTATTTTGAGATTTCGCTATATGATATTGAACTCCAAATTTACTTAAATATTATACTCCATAATTTTAAATACTCTATATCTCGAGGTAATCCTGCAGATAATTGATGAAATGTTCTctcatttttccttttattttattttttagccTTTTGTTTTTAACTTGAtctttcaaattttaattttatgcgAGTGTGCTAAGAATTGAAGTTTGGTTTGTTTTAAATTATGGGAGAAAATTGCCTAAATTATATGCGGATATAGATTTATAAGAATTTTACTCAAATTTGAAGTAAAATTCACAAAACAACATTTGTGAGAAAATTGGTAATGAAATCTGTAGGTAATAAGTAGTGAATAGAGTGGAGTGTAATATTCAAGTAAGCTTAGAATTTAGAATCATAAAAGAACATCTTAAAGTAAGGGAATGTAATTTACTCTTACTAATAAGGGATAGGCTATATACAAAGACTTCGAAGTCAATGCAGAAAATGATTTGTGTTTGTTCCGACGTCTGggttataaatatttaatttttatcactGGTTCCTTAGTCCTTTTTACGTAGTACGTTACGATATTACAAGGGAAATCCCAAACACGTTTTACACACGGGTTTGAATTTTTTGTTCATGTGGAAATATACACACGAGTTTGATTGGCTTAACCaatcaaaattatttgaaaaaaaatgtgcGCTCACACTAAATCTCatttgagtttaattttaatgTACTAAGTTTTTTACACTGTCAaccaattaaattttaaaaatttgtcatgttcgtcaatttaattaaataaaaaattattctttcTTAAATTTacgaaatctgattggttgactgtgtaaaaaaaactttacattaTCGATGCAGAGACTTTTTTCTCAATTCGATTTACACCTaaagaataaaatgaaaaaaagaaataatgagtaatataaatatattaatatatgatgtgaaagaaataaaataagtgtcaataaatagaaaaaacagGTGTGAATGTATAGCTTCCAAATCAATATTAGTAAGTTATGTATATCGGCTATATATGTACAAAGACTTCGAAAAGTCTTTAATTTTGTCTTTTGTGTGCAGTGTACGTGTATATATATCCTTGTTTGCTGTTGGGCTTAATTGCTTATATCCATCCATATATCGATCTCTCTTAATTGTTTCATTTCTTcaatatatataagaaagaaagaTCAAAGATCATGTCTCCAATCCCTCCTGTTTCTATAAATGCTGCATTCCGTTCATCCAGGCATAATGCAGCCTACATATTCATCAACGATGAGTATGTATTGCTAGATTATGGTCCAGGAACTACAACGGACAAAGTTCTGAATGGTGGGCGCGTGATACGTATTTCCGATGGGTTTCCATCACTGAAGGGCACACCATTTGGAGAACATGGCATAGACTGTGCctttattagaaattgggaggcctatactcaaccacaaaagctagctcaagagttgaggtttgcactacccttataaaggctatctatgctctatctctagccaatgtgggacttctaacacaccccctcacgtccaggactgaacaacctggaacgtgggatcaacaacaacgggtggcccaataatgggaggtctccacaacaaacaacaactggatctaggataggctctgataccatattagaaattgggaggcctatactcaaccacaaaagctagctcaagagttgaggtttgcactacccttataaaggctatctatgctctatctctagccaatgtgggacttctaacagcCTTCGACACTAATGGCGACAAGGCCTACATCTTCTCCGGTGAAATGTGTGCCTACATAGACTACGCTCCAGGAACCACAGGCGACGAAAAAATCCTCAAAGGTCCCTTGAAAATTGGTGACATGTTTCCTTGCTTAAAATGCACGGTGTTTGAGAAAGGGATAGATGCTGCATTCAGGTCAACTAAGAGTAGTGATGCTTACATATTCAAAGGAGGCCAGTATGCTCATCTAGACTACGGTTCCAACGAACTATACACCAATACCATTAGACATGGGTGGCGGTCTTTGGCCGGCACAATCTTTGAAAGTGGAGTTGAAGCAGCTTTTGCTACTCATGTGCCCAATCGAGCTTATGTCTTCAAAGGAGACCAATATGCATTGATCAATTTTATTCCGAACACAAGTGATGGTGACTACATGATCAACCATGGCCTTATCTCTCAAAATTGGCCCGGTATTGGTGGTGTATTGGCTAGAAAGAATGGTACCAAGAAGCCTTGAGCTTCTTGACCGATTCTCTGAATGGTTTGTTGGTTTATAAAAACGAATAAGGAAAATACTATTGAGTGTCCTCTAGACATGGATTTATGTACGAAATGATAGTTTCATTTTATTGAAAATATTAGCGCGCGCAACTATGATGTCGCGATTTTCAATAAAATGTTTCCAATTAATTATCAGTTTCTTATAGCCAAGAATAAAGATTTGATCCCTTGTTTATGTCTGGTGTGTGTTCCTCAATGTAATGTGTGGTTGTTTCTTTTCAACTATCTGTGTTCCTCAATGTAATGTGTGGTTGTTTCTTTTCAACTATCTAATACTACTATGTATGTTTGGCTagtatttattttgtttttaaatctCACCTATGTAATGTGTACGTAACCGTTTGGTGTTGTCCTGTCTGAGAGTTAATGGCAATTAACCcacatttaatattaattaaaattttattcaatTATGATTCTTTCAAACCTATCATGCTAAATAGCACTACTCAGAAAGGATAATGATAGAGTGCACGAGGATGTAGGCACGATTGGAGCATGAGGCAGTTTCTGGCGGCGGTTATAAACCGCCAGAAATGTGTAACGCTTGCGGTTTTTTCTAACACGGCTTACCAGTGGCGGTTTGAACCGCCAGAATTGTGTAAAATTCGTGTTTTTTCCTGACATCGCAAATTAGTggaggtttaaaaccgccactaactaATGTTTATGAGTTAAATGTATTCTTGAAGTTTATGAAGATCAAATTGCATTCCTTTTTATCTATCAATCACTACAACAAAAAAACGTTTTTAGTGGATAATTAATTCTCAGAAGATCACAGAGGCAGAAAAATATGtcaaatctatctatctatctatactatatctAAAAGCAAAGTTTTTGTAGCCTTTAGGGTAAATCAGTAATTTAATAAGTTAATATACATGAATTGCAATTTTAACATGGTTATTTTAgtaaattttgaaatatttaaattgaaaCTCAATcttaggggttgtctaaatgacccttgataaagtttgggttaaataacccatcatccaatcacattggagattatcttgaatgtgattggtgatgggttatttaacccaaactttatcatgggtgatttagacaaccccaatcTTAGTCGTCCGTTGCTTTTAATCTGTACGGTTTTGACTTCTTCCAACCTTGGCCAAATAGAATTGTCTTCTCGCATTCGCTCCAGAAtccatatatatatgtaaagctcacttgagctataagtattaaatgcattaaataatgaagttaaacaaatttttattcaacttttttttttaatttttaattagtaattattaaacttttcaatttctcatattttaaataaaatattgatattatttaaattttaattattaatgagggaaatttttaagtaataataataattgaaattgattaACTTTACACTAATAACAATATTACAtagttaataataattattcatcATGAGTTgaggaatttaaaaaaaaaaaaaacttattactattttttacaccacctactaaaatgtaaaagtaaaagttactttgaacctttgtattaacattttcatttgtattaaataaattatattaaaatattaaaaatgaataaaactgcctaagtcattagctatttaaacacctactaaaatgtataattaaattgaaattttgttataaatacaccaaaaaaaaattgtattatatacattaaactaaactaaaacctgatcaataatattttcaaattaattagttattcaactaccaactaaATTTCATGTTTGTTATATAAGGTAAAATAGAACATGACAAAAGACTCCTGAAACATAACTCTTTAGTTCTCTAAAAATGTGTGGAAAAATAAAAACGAAACAAGACACTCTAATAAACAAAAACTTCACTTTTATTTCAGGTAgggagtgtaacaccccgatttccaagtgtcactttagtaaccaaaaataatctttacgcggaaaacaggtaatttttttttttgttttctttcctttaaatcaaaacgataaagaagtaaagacaaaactcaACTACTAAattaaccaatatacatcaaatataaacatgtacagcctcagctgcacttccacgtcacacacactcgcagtgactccaaagtagtgtgcccgtaggcgaatatatacaaaccagaactgtacgcaaaagcatcaaatataccactatccaagagaaagtcggcctcaaaatggcctcaacccaagacccctatagtccgacagactctctgtgatcctcagcaagagaaccacacaaaaagccatatatcgggaacctacccggtcccaaaagtaagacgaatcagagctatgacagtgacaaccaactcaaaagactctaaccacccataccccacactactatcatcgaccctccctcgatcaggcatgaagtccgggtcctcgtcgaaagcttcagtaatagtcgttccgctccgggtctttcccgcacaacgaatcatcacgaaccggctgacagacgcctggcagcaggccgaccgcccaaacacaaacatacaaacaaagccaaggcgctagggtcaacttacagaatacaatagatatacaatcaacttgtgataaaggggatatatacatatgttgtatatatatacatataagttatgtattgcctactctaaggtatatacatagcatgttctcgaatctcctacacagttcaatcattaatacctaacgatgttcatcaacatcaaatcatcataatctcaacatatgaagttaggtgataaggttagtcaaacaatgtatcgtcctcccaacacacacgtatccaactaaaccaatgttccctgtcgttgccctagggtaaacgacgatgaaatctcacgcttccatgaagtctcacgcttcaatggggtcttacgctttcacgaagtctcacgcttcagtgaaatctcacacattcacgaagtctcacgcttcagtgaagtttcgcgccttcacgaagtctcacgcttcagtgaagttgcacgcctccgcaaagtctcccgcttcagcaaaggtgtacgcctccgcaaagtctcccgtttcagcgaaggttcccgtctccacgaggtctcccgcctcagtgaagtttctgctttcacgaagtctcacgcctcagtgaagcttactcactttcacgaagtctcacgcttcagtgaagttccatgctttcacgaagtctcacgcctcagtgaagcttcccagctcatcctttggatggctaaataaactgctcaacgagcgaaggagtaccaatgtacttggaaacttatagttcccccggcttatcctttagatagccaaacaacaaactgctccgacccaaactcaaaacaacccaagagttagtgtcggtcaatacaacacaactccaccaacaagattacacgagggtctagtgtcggtcaatacaacacagcccaaacaacaagagcactaggtgtcggtcaatacaacacggctccataacacttccccaagagtactaacgtactcggtgactttcaatcatcaccatagctcaccttagtggctttcccaattccgataactctccaaacccacaacaaaggtggacttttcccccgcctttcgtaaatatttttccccttcagttctcctatgcttaaacgttaataaaaatgatttcaattcaaattagtcaaattatgagtttatttctcaaagtctaagtttcccaagtctttatttttcgaaagctctatcattctaagtttccaaaaatcaaccacccaaaatacatttcccggggaaagtctaggaattccaacgaatcccaacaaatggctaagtctcaaaccccacatttggacttgcctaggtttgttcatccaacccgaaatgtcaaagatcaccggatcaatgaacctccactccgaagttgcgtcaaaacgctcaattcagcacatcatcaatatcataagttatgaaacaatcataacaagaaatcatcatcatatacaacatcagataaagcataggtcgagtttatcgacgcctatcatgaaatcatagctaaatatagcaagttgccctaacctcgagctgttccagcttcgcaaacaaagttctcctcaaacaattgctctgagtattccaaagttccttcaactgaacctcggaggaaaacaaagcagaaaccaaacaaaatcgattagttcgatcgcaaaacaatacataaacgatagacaaagcattaaagattcagaatacgacaatcg
This is a stretch of genomic DNA from Lotus japonicus ecotype B-129 chromosome 1, LjGifu_v1.2. It encodes these proteins:
- the LOC130732774 gene encoding albumin-2-like — protein: MSPIAPGSVNAAFRSSKNNEAYIFINNEYILEDYAPGSSHDKILKGPLLISDGFPSLKGTPFGDHGIECAFDTDGTDAFIFSGELCALVDYAKPGDEYMMLESGPIYEMFPRLKGTAFEKRINAAFRSSLSNEAYIFTGDHYARINYASKKVIYTDAIKNVWHCLVGTIFESGIEAAFASHRTEEAYFFKGDQYARIKFTPGKNEDYDIIDKVKPIKPSWNALGDLLERKNSTKV
- the LOC130731496 gene encoding albumin-2-like, with protein sequence MSPIPPVSINAAFRSSRHNAAYIFINDEYVLLDYGPGTTTDKVLNGGRVIRISDGFPSLKGTPFGEHGIDSFDTNGDKAYIFSGEMCAYIDYAPGTTGDEKILKGPLKIGDMFPCLKCTVFEKGIDAAFRSTKSSDAYIFKGGQYAHLDYGSNELYTNTIRHGWRSLAGTIFESGVEAAFATHVPNRAYVFKGDQYALINFIPNTSDGDYMINHGLISQNWPGIGGVLARKNGTKKP